In one Mycobacteroides chelonae genomic region, the following are encoded:
- a CDS encoding glycosyltransferase gives MKFVLSFYGTRGDVEPGVAVGRELLRRGHEVRMVVPPDLVGFAEAAGLSAVACGPDVRVWQDVNRDFWARFLRNFWKNFWRIRDLRELLREDWRFLVQCWEDVSTTLRSQAADADLLFTGVLGEESAGNVAEYYSLPFATLHVFPIRANGQLVPGLPARLGRSIMRLSEWLGWPMFKRLEDPQRRSLGLPKATGPSPWRIAERGSLEIQAYDEVCMPGLADEWAQYDGRRPFVGALTLDLPTDSDTEVASWIEAGRPPICFGFGSMPVESAAETLAMISAVCDQLGERALVCAGGSDFSGVSLFGNVKVVAAMNYTAVFPACRAVVHHGGAGTTAASLRAGVPTLVLSTDLDQTLWGARVKRLRVGTARRFSATTEKTLLADLRTILDSQYATRAREVATRMTGVAESPVTAADLLEDFVRLKRAG, from the coding sequence ATGAAATTCGTACTGTCATTCTATGGCACGCGCGGCGATGTGGAGCCGGGCGTGGCCGTCGGCCGCGAGCTCCTACGCCGTGGGCATGAGGTACGCATGGTCGTTCCGCCCGACCTAGTCGGCTTTGCGGAGGCGGCCGGACTCTCGGCGGTCGCCTGTGGACCAGATGTTCGGGTATGGCAGGACGTGAATCGCGACTTCTGGGCGCGCTTCTTGCGGAATTTCTGGAAGAACTTCTGGCGCATCCGGGATCTCCGGGAGCTGCTCCGTGAAGACTGGCGATTCTTGGTTCAGTGTTGGGAAGACGTCAGTACAACACTGAGATCGCAGGCGGCGGACGCTGACCTGCTTTTCACGGGTGTCCTCGGTGAGGAGTCGGCCGGTAACGTCGCGGAGTACTACTCCCTTCCGTTCGCCACGCTGCACGTGTTTCCGATTCGCGCGAACGGCCAGCTCGTCCCGGGACTACCTGCGCGGCTTGGCCGGTCGATTATGCGGCTGTCTGAGTGGCTGGGCTGGCCAATGTTCAAGAGGCTCGAGGACCCACAGCGTCGCTCGCTGGGCCTCCCCAAGGCCACCGGACCTTCGCCGTGGCGGATCGCGGAGCGTGGTTCTTTGGAGATCCAGGCCTACGACGAGGTCTGTATGCCTGGTCTGGCCGACGAATGGGCCCAATACGATGGTCGACGGCCCTTCGTCGGTGCACTGACACTCGATCTACCAACAGATTCCGATACCGAAGTGGCCTCGTGGATAGAGGCGGGAAGACCGCCTATCTGCTTCGGCTTCGGCAGCATGCCCGTCGAATCTGCCGCCGAGACACTGGCCATGATTAGCGCGGTATGTGATCAGTTGGGAGAGCGGGCGCTGGTGTGTGCCGGCGGAAGTGATTTCAGCGGTGTCTCACTTTTCGGGAACGTCAAAGTGGTTGCCGCGATGAACTACACCGCGGTCTTTCCGGCATGCCGCGCGGTGGTGCATCACGGCGGCGCCGGCACCACCGCCGCGAGTCTGCGGGCGGGAGTCCCCACGTTGGTTCTTTCGACGGATCTCGATCAGACGCTGTGGGGAGCGCGGGTAAAGCGGCTGAGAGTGGGTACCGCCCGCCGCTTCTCGGCCACCACCGAGAAGACTCTGCTCGCCGACCTGCGGACCATCCTCGACTCGCAGTACGCCACGCGGGCGCGCGAGGTCGCTACCCGAATGACCGGAGTCGCCGAAAGCCCGGTGACCGCCGCCGATCTGCTGGAAGATTTCGTCCGCCTCAAGCGGGCCGGCTGA
- a CDS encoding class I SAM-dependent methyltransferase yields MTAVTSTCRLCGSTGPHRTLEIREMMFGTREVFEYFSCAACDTLQMVDVLQGEELMRHYPQTYYSHNGSAQPKVFQWLVTQRDRFKLRSGGRVFGSVMTSPIPEGIFRVLLGGDAVKMLAGLGIERDARILDVGCGSGALLDRLARVGFVSLLGADPFIAEDGESRERIPLLKRYLCDVPGEFDLIMFNHSLEHMPDPVATLEVASKKLAVGGTCLARVPTTSSEAWSIYGADWVQADAPRHMVIPSRQGMALAAERAGLRVDQTFDDSTFGQFTGSEAYRDDVPVTDPKILRMFRPKQIWEWEKRATQLNQQNRGDQTGFVLRLK; encoded by the coding sequence ATGACGGCGGTTACCAGTACATGCCGACTGTGCGGCTCGACGGGTCCTCATCGAACCCTTGAGATACGCGAAATGATGTTTGGCACCCGTGAGGTGTTCGAGTACTTCAGTTGCGCCGCGTGTGACACGTTGCAGATGGTCGACGTGCTGCAGGGCGAAGAGCTCATGCGGCATTACCCGCAGACCTATTACTCGCACAACGGATCGGCCCAGCCGAAGGTATTTCAATGGTTGGTCACGCAGCGCGACAGATTCAAATTACGCAGTGGTGGAAGAGTATTCGGTTCTGTTATGACCTCCCCCATACCGGAGGGCATCTTCCGAGTGCTGCTGGGCGGGGATGCTGTCAAGATGCTCGCCGGGCTCGGAATTGAACGTGATGCGCGGATCCTGGATGTTGGATGTGGAAGCGGCGCGCTGCTCGACAGGCTGGCACGGGTCGGCTTCGTCAGCCTGCTCGGCGCGGATCCGTTCATCGCCGAAGATGGTGAGTCACGTGAACGGATACCGCTCCTGAAACGCTATTTATGTGACGTACCAGGTGAATTCGACCTCATCATGTTCAACCATTCGCTCGAACACATGCCCGATCCGGTGGCCACACTCGAGGTAGCGTCCAAGAAGCTGGCCGTCGGCGGCACATGCCTGGCCAGGGTGCCCACAACGTCATCGGAGGCGTGGTCCATATACGGGGCTGACTGGGTGCAGGCCGATGCGCCTCGGCACATGGTCATACCGTCGCGTCAGGGAATGGCGCTCGCTGCCGAGCGTGCCGGTCTGCGAGTGGATCAGACATTTGACGATTCAACTTTCGGTCAGTTCACCGGGAGCGAGGCCTATCGGGATGATGTTCCGGTCACCGACCCCAAGATCCTTCGTATGTTCCGTCCCAAACAGATCTGGGAATGGGAGAAGCGGGCCACGCAGCTCAATCAGCAGAACCGTGGTGACCAGACCGGCTTTGTGCTGCGGCTCAAATGA
- a CDS encoding GAP family protein gives MWGSVLALVVLVALNPIRLGITLLVISRPQPVQNLLIYWAGCLIGCIPAVVVPLTLLHVTPMFRSFAQGVAGSPTIRHVQLGMGVLALSVAALIASRPLLRGRQLQLQGATSATAAAPQTNLPTQNPISRILGRAGDAPTDGGSLLQRLVRRATNAWEGGSLWVAFLIGLLLGGIEPDAGLFLIAILVTSGAALGTQITVAAVFIVGVLAIVELTLVSYLVAPAKTQVVVQLLHDWALAHRRKILVAMCIVAGISLLIHGLGGI, from the coding sequence GTGTGGGGATCGGTGCTAGCGCTCGTGGTATTGGTCGCCCTGAATCCGATACGACTGGGCATCACCCTCCTCGTGATCTCGCGGCCGCAGCCTGTGCAGAATCTGCTGATTTACTGGGCGGGCTGTCTCATCGGCTGCATCCCCGCCGTAGTGGTTCCGTTGACACTTCTGCATGTCACACCGATGTTCAGATCATTTGCACAAGGTGTGGCCGGAAGCCCCACCATTCGGCACGTCCAACTCGGCATGGGAGTGCTGGCACTGTCGGTCGCCGCACTCATCGCATCGCGGCCACTGCTGCGTGGCCGCCAGCTCCAGCTTCAGGGAGCAACGAGTGCAACCGCGGCAGCACCCCAGACGAATCTTCCTACCCAGAACCCGATCTCGCGGATCCTGGGGCGTGCGGGAGACGCGCCGACTGACGGCGGCTCGCTGCTCCAACGATTGGTGCGCCGGGCCACCAACGCCTGGGAGGGCGGTTCGTTATGGGTCGCCTTCCTGATCGGCCTGCTCCTCGGCGGTATCGAACCCGACGCGGGCCTGTTCCTTATCGCCATTCTGGTGACCTCCGGTGCCGCACTCGGGACACAGATCACCGTGGCTGCCGTTTTCATCGTCGGGGTGCTGGCGATCGTGGAGCTCACCCTGGTCAGCTATCTTGTCGCGCCCGCGAAAACCCAAGTGGTTGTGCAACTGCTGCATGACTGGGCGTTGGCTCATCGTCGAAAGATTCTGGTAGCCATGTGCATAGTGGCTGGGATATCACTTCTGATTCACGGCCTGGGCGGTATCTGA